Proteins from one Pontibacter korlensis genomic window:
- a CDS encoding DinB family protein — protein MDTRVKTTEVITSAQLLEHWQGHRRLTRRVIEAFPEQELYTYSLGGMRPFGDMVQELLAIAVPGIRQVAGEPVEELNEQLEQAKTKAGMLALWDEATTELDRYWGQIPQERFQERILAFGEYEGTVWSTIFYFIDNEIHHRAQGYVYLRTLGLEPPQFWDR, from the coding sequence ATGGACACGAGAGTAAAAACAACCGAAGTCATCACTTCTGCCCAGTTACTCGAGCACTGGCAAGGACACAGGCGCCTGACACGCCGCGTAATCGAGGCCTTTCCTGAGCAGGAGCTTTACACCTATTCACTTGGCGGCATGCGGCCGTTCGGGGATATGGTGCAGGAGCTGCTGGCCATCGCGGTGCCGGGCATCCGGCAGGTGGCCGGAGAGCCGGTCGAAGAGCTGAACGAGCAGCTGGAGCAGGCAAAGACCAAGGCCGGCATGCTGGCCCTGTGGGATGAGGCCACTACCGAACTCGACCGCTACTGGGGGCAAATCCCACAGGAGCGGTTTCAGGAGCGGATCCTGGCCTTCGGGGAGTACGAGGGAACGGTGTGGTCCACTATCTTTTACTTTATCGACAACGAGATCCACCACCGCGCGCAGGGGTATGTGTACTTGCGGACGCTGGGACTGGAACCGCCTCAATTCTGGGACAGGTAA